From Fulvivirga lutea:
GGCTTTATTTTATTAGTGTTGCATATTTGATTCTTTCAATAGTAGTTTTGCCTGCTCGTACTAAATCTGCAGAACTAGCTAAATGAAATATATAACCCTCCTAATTCTAATAACTCTATTTTCTTGCAACAAAAGCCTAGACCTCCCAAATGTGGATGAAGCATCATGGCAAAGTGATTCAAACGGCTGCAATGGCAACAGATTTGAGCAGTTACAGTCTATTCAGACAGATAAAGATTTAATCAAGGGCTTGAATCAGGATGAAATAATTGCTGTATTGGGCAAGCCTGACCAAAATGAGTTATATAAAAGAAATCAAAAGTTTTTTATCTATAACATTACACCAACCAACTGCCCGAATAAGGAGGATGAATCCCCTCGACAATACCTAAGCATACGATTTAATGCTACCGGGCTGGCTAAAGAAATCATCATTTACCAGGAATAATCAGTTTCTTATTTCGGTTTTTTTTTCTAACTTATTGATTCAAATCAAACCGAAAAGAATGAGTAGTATCCAATTTCATCCAAACGAGCTGTTACTAGTTTATAACGACCCGAACTCCACCACAGGTAAGCAAACACGTGCGTATGCCAAATCTGTGTCTAACAACGTGAATGAGGTGGACTTAAGAAACGTAAAGTTAACAACCACTCTTTGGAAAGAAATTGTGAATATGCTTAAGCTTCATCCAGAGGAAATAATGGATAAAGGCAGCAAAGCTTTCCAAGAGAAAATAGCTGACAATCATTACACGATGACTGGTTTGTTAGACGCCCTGGCGCATACCCCGGAATTACTAAAAGCTCCGATAGCCATCTATCACAACAGAGCCGTTTTCTGTCAGAAACCAACTGACATATTAAGGTTAGAAGTAAATAGTAAAACTAGTTTCAAAGTTCCGCCACACTTACGAAGAGACTAATGAATCAGTTTAATTCCTGATTCAAGCAATTCAACCTTCTTGCTTTTGTAAAGTCCGCCAAGGGCTTTTTTAAAGGCCTTTTTGCTCATTTTTAATTCTCGCTGTATCTCTTCAGGCGAAGATTTATCATGAAGCGGTAATTCACCACCATTCTTTTCCAGAGCTTCAATCAATCGCTTTGTATTTTCATCTATAGCCTCCACTCCCACTTTATTCAATCTAAGATCAAGTTTACCATCTTCCCTCACTTTGGAAATATATCCTTTCAACTCATCGCCCACTCTTACTGGTTGAAAAAGTTCATTCTTATAGAGTAAACCAGAGTAGCGCTGATTCACTACGCTTTGATAACCCAAATCAGATTCATCAAAAACAAGAATATCCACTGGGTCACCTTCATTCAGTTGACTGGTGTCTTTATCTAAAAACACGTTGAGCTTGCCGACACCTAAAAGCCGGTCCGTTTTATGATCGAGACAAATTCTAACAACCTGAATATCTCCTATTTCATACCTTCTGGGCTGCTCCTTAATTGGTACAAATAAATCCTTCTCAAGGCCCCAATCCATAAACGCACCATGTGGAGCTTTATCTTTTACCTGTAATGCTACGAAGTCATTTAGCTTGCCAAATGGCTCCAATGTAGTTGCCAGTAACCTGTCTTCAGAGTCTCTGTGTAGAAAAACACGTATAAAATCACCTACTTTATAACCGTCAGGCACATATTTAATAGGCAACAAAACATCGCCTAAATCTGATTTTAAATACATTCCAAAATCTACCTCACGCAGTATTTCCAGCTCGTAAAATTCGCCTATTGTCATGGTGGCAATTTACCAACAATTGATATCTATACGCTGCATTTTTTTATATATTTGCCACCCTCAAAGCGTAAATCAAAATCTTATATCTATGAAAAATATAGCAGTAATTGGTTCGGGAACAATGGGAAATGGTATAGCACATGTCTTCGCCCAAACCGGTTATAAAGTTTCGTTAATCGACATATCAGCACCGGCTTTAGAAAAAGCTATTGCCACCATTTCTAAAAACCTTGACCGCCAAATTGCCAAAGAGAAAATAACAGAAGCCGATAAGAAAAGCACTTTGGATAACATTACATCCTTCACGGATATGAAAAAGGGTGTTAAAGGGTGCGATCTGGTTGTTGAAGCTGCTACTGAAAACGTTGACCTGAAACTAAAGATATTCAAAGATCTTGATGAAGCATGCGATGCTAATACTATACTTGCTACAAATACCTCATCGATTTCAATAACCAAAATTGCAGCTGTAACCAAAAGAGCTGATAAAGTTATTGGTATGCACTTTATGAACCCTGTACCTGTGATGAAATTGGTAGAGGTAATCAGAGGTTATAATACGAGCAATGAGGTGACAGAAAAAATCATGTCAATGTCTAAAGACCTAGGCAAAGTTCCTGTAGAAGTAAATGATTACCCGGGATTTGTAGCTAACCGAATTTTAATGCCTATGATTAATGAAGCTATTTATTCGCTTTATGAAAGTGTGGCTGGCGTTGAAGAGATAGATACAGTAATGAAGTTGGGGATGGCGCACCCAATGGGACCGCTACAACTAGCAGATTTTATTGGTTTAGATGTATGCCTATCAATACTAAATGTTCTTTACGAGGGCTTTGGAAATCCAAAATATGCACCTTGCCCATTATTAGTAAATATGGTCGAGGCTGGTCACAAAGGGGTTAAGTCTGGTAGTGGATTTTATTCCTGGGGACATGGCACTAAAGACCTGATAGTAGCAGATCAATTTAAGAAATAATTGCTAATTGATTATAAAAAAAGGGTTCTGCATTACTTAATACAGAACCCTTTTTACTTACAGGCAATTGACTACCTACAATAGCGTTTTATTAGCTCATCTGCTTTATCTACACCCAATGTCTTTGCCATCCTGAAATCGGCACAAGCTTTGGAATTCTGCTTACCATAAATCCTAAGAGAACCCCTTGATAAGTATGCCTCGGCATAATCCTTGTCTACACTAATGGCTGAATTATACGCGGAAAGAGCCTCTTGCAAGTTTCCAAGTTTTTGATGCGCCTTCCCTTTTAATGTAAAGGCAGTAGAGTTAGTTTCATCAAGTTTTAACACCTTTTCCGCATAGAAAATGGTGTTTTCATAATCATTTAATCGATAATAATAATCTGACGCTATACTTAAGTGTGCATTTACATTTAAGGGATCCTCTTTGATCACTCGTCTGAAATCTTGCAGGGCTAAAGCATATTTTCCAAGTTCTTCATATGCTCTACCTCTGTTATAGATCGTCTTTATATCCCTAGGCTCTGTATTTAAGTAAATCGTATAAGATTCAATCGCCTTTTCGTAGTTCCCTTGATTAAAGTGAACATCACCTTCATTGGAATTTTCATTCTTACAACTCATTGCACTAATCAGTAGTGCTACCACTAATAATCTCTTCATGTCGATAAATACTATAAAAATTAAGCCGTACCACTCGGATACAGCTTTGAGGTGCAAAGGTAAAGAATAATTAATTTAAATGGACGCCAGAAATGATTTAACCGCCTTCCAATAGTCTTTAGAATCAGAAAACTTTGACCATAACGCCTTTGATCCGTGATTACCGGCCGTATCAGGTAAATAATACGATTTACGATCTTCGTTAATCGATACATAAATACCCCACCAACTACCTTTTTCAGACCGGGCTGATGTAATGAAAACAGGCACTTCTATATTCGTAGCATCTGAAGTAACAAAGTCCCTTGGCTTACCCTGATTTACGAAATACTCGGCTGGTGAAAATGCTAAAACTGCATTTACATCTGCCATTGAACCTGCCAATTTTAACGCCAGAGCGGAAGAATAGGAACTTCCCCAAATAATGACTTTATCGGATGTTAAATTTTGCTTTGCATATTTAATGGCTGCACGCATGTCAGGCAAAGCATCTACATACTGTGTAGATTTCATAGCCTTGGATGCATTGATTTTTGTAAGGTTAGTTACATTGTTCACCGCGCCACCAGATCTTAAATCAACAGCCAGACAATTATAGCCCAATGCATTTAATTCTGGAGCTATTTCGACATATTCACCTCTGCTCCAATTCGCCTGATGGAATAAAATGATTAATGGAGCGGTGTCTGGATGAGCCATATATAAATCAGCTGAAATCTTGACTCCGTCCTCAGAAGGAAATTCAATTAATTCTTCAGCAATTACATTCGAAGCACTATAAACTAATGAACAAGCTATTAAAATTGTAGACTTTAACATTCAACTAAGGTAACCCAAAAAATAAGGCCACTGAAATGTGGCCTGTTTCTTTATTATTAAGTTATTTTATTTTGCTCGTTACCGGATGTTTGGTTTGGGTATAATCTGAAAGTTCTACACTCACGTTTCCAATAAACATCTTAGCCTGAATTTTTAAAGGTAATTTATTCTTATCATCAGTAACCCAGGCAACTATTGAGTCCTCACCATCGAATAACTCATTTTCAGGTATCACAGGAGCTAATTTGATCGCATTAAACTTTCCAGCTTTAGTTTTTACTTTATCTCTCCCTCTATAAATT
This genomic window contains:
- a CDS encoding arsenate reductase family protein encodes the protein MSSIQFHPNELLLVYNDPNSTTGKQTRAYAKSVSNNVNEVDLRNVKLTTTLWKEIVNMLKLHPEEIMDKGSKAFQEKIADNHYTMTGLLDALAHTPELLKAPIAIYHNRAVFCQKPTDILRLEVNSKTSFKVPPHLRRD
- a CDS encoding CvfB family protein, coding for MTIGEFYELEILREVDFGMYLKSDLGDVLLPIKYVPDGYKVGDFIRVFLHRDSEDRLLATTLEPFGKLNDFVALQVKDKAPHGAFMDWGLEKDLFVPIKEQPRRYEIGDIQVVRICLDHKTDRLLGVGKLNVFLDKDTSQLNEGDPVDILVFDESDLGYQSVVNQRYSGLLYKNELFQPVRVGDELKGYISKVREDGKLDLRLNKVGVEAIDENTKRLIEALEKNGGELPLHDKSSPEEIQRELKMSKKAFKKALGGLYKSKKVELLESGIKLIH
- a CDS encoding 3-hydroxybutyryl-CoA dehydrogenase, which translates into the protein MKNIAVIGSGTMGNGIAHVFAQTGYKVSLIDISAPALEKAIATISKNLDRQIAKEKITEADKKSTLDNITSFTDMKKGVKGCDLVVEAATENVDLKLKIFKDLDEACDANTILATNTSSISITKIAAVTKRADKVIGMHFMNPVPVMKLVEVIRGYNTSNEVTEKIMSMSKDLGKVPVEVNDYPGFVANRILMPMINEAIYSLYESVAGVEEIDTVMKLGMAHPMGPLQLADFIGLDVCLSILNVLYEGFGNPKYAPCPLLVNMVEAGHKGVKSGSGFYSWGHGTKDLIVADQFKK
- a CDS encoding tetratricopeptide repeat protein, which gives rise to MKRLLVVALLISAMSCKNENSNEGDVHFNQGNYEKAIESYTIYLNTEPRDIKTIYNRGRAYEELGKYALALQDFRRVIKEDPLNVNAHLSIASDYYYRLNDYENTIFYAEKVLKLDETNSTAFTLKGKAHQKLGNLQEALSAYNSAISVDKDYAEAYLSRGSLRIYGKQNSKACADFRMAKTLGVDKADELIKRYCR
- a CDS encoding alpha/beta hydrolase, which codes for MLKSTILIACSLVYSASNVIAEELIEFPSEDGVKISADLYMAHPDTAPLIILFHQANWSRGEYVEIAPELNALGYNCLAVDLRSGGAVNNVTNLTKINASKAMKSTQYVDALPDMRAAIKYAKQNLTSDKVIIWGSSYSSALALKLAGSMADVNAVLAFSPAEYFVNQGKPRDFVTSDATNIEVPVFITSARSEKGSWWGIYVSINEDRKSYYLPDTAGNHGSKALWSKFSDSKDYWKAVKSFLASI